The Nostoc sp. 'Lobaria pulmonaria (5183) cyanobiont' DNA window CGAGGACTAGAAATTCTCAACCGCATTAAGGAAGATTATCCCGATCGCATCCTGATTAATGCAGTTGACTACGAAGATATTCCCACAGTGGATGCCAAGTTAGTACGCTTCGCCCAAGAAATTAGCGGCACACTGCTAACCAACGACTACAACTTGTCTAAAGTTGCCAGTGTTCAGAAAGTACCTGTTTTGAATGTGAATGATTTAGTGAATGCCGTCCGTCCCAGTTATTTACCTGGCGACAACCTGGATTTGAAAATTCTCAAGGAAGGCAAAGAACCCAGTCAAGGCATTGGCTACCTAGATGACGGCACAATGGTAGTTGTTGAAGAAGGTAGCAGTTATGTGGGTGGTGAACTGCGAGTAGTAGTTACTAGTGCTTTGCAAACTACAGCAGGAAGAATGATTTTTGCCAAACCGCAAGCTTCAGCATTGGCGTGAAACAATGGGATGTTTGTTCAATTCGAGTGAGACTTGGTAATCGGTGCAGGTTGACTGCACCGATTATTTATTGATTGGACTCACGAGACTCACTTGCCTGTAAATACTGTAACTGCTCAATTGATAACCGTGTAACTCTGCCGATCTGTTCTAATGGCATACCAGTACTAAATAGATTTCTTGCCACTTCAAGTAAAGCTTCAGCCTTGCCTTCAGCCTTGCCTTCAGCCTTACCTTCTTGCAAAATGTCTTGATAAATCGCTGACTCGCGCATAATATCTGACCTCAAAACTCGTTTAATAACCTCTTTATCTAATACTAAACCAGCTAAAATCGCTGTAGAAGCAGCAATATTACTTTGAGTTCTTAATTCTGTAATACTGTTAATTTCCCGTGCCACTTCGTTAAGTATAACTTCTGGAGCAATTGTATTGCTTAACACTGCCAAAGGTAAAAGTCCAGGTGTTCTCAAAAATACTTCAGTTGGTTGTTCCCAAAGTCTGATAACTGCAAATTCATGTCGTGTGCCAGCAATTGTAAATGTATTTTGTTGTACCAAATTTGAATTTGTCTGCTTGAGGTAAATTACGACTTGATGCATTGCTTTGTCTGGAAAGCGGCGATATGCTCGTAATCGATAGTTAATCATCCGAAAAGGAATTTCCGGATCGACTTGGGTTTGAAATTCCAAATGCAATATGCTTTGCTCTGACTGCAACAGAATTAGAGCATCAGCCCGAATCGGTTCGAGAGATAATTCTTTTGGACTTAGTTCTGTTAAATTAATAGATTCGCCTAATAACCACGTAGCGAAATCACTGGAGAAGTTCTCAACTAATAATTTGCAGATATTGTCAAACATCTGAATTAGTGTAGTTGGGACAGACGGGTTCACATGATGCTGGGAACCTATCTAACACATTGCCTGTATGTTGTATACGACTATATGTCCATAATTCCATCAAACTAAAGTCTGCGTCTATACAAATAGAGTTATAGATTAGCAGGTTAATTATTTTATGGTCAGTTAGATAAACATCATATAACTAAAAGTGACTTTTGTTTTAGGGCTGATTTGTTATTTGCGTACATACCTTGTTTAGCAGCGGCGTTTTTTTTAACTGATACAGCTTGAAGGTGCTAAGGATACGAAAGCGTTAACCCCCAAATATACGGTTGCGGTATTGATTATTCCTATACCAAAACCTGCAACCGATCTTGATCTGGTAGACGACTGTGAACAGCTACTATATATTTTGTAAATCGGACAGGATGCTTAACATACAATAATAGTGCTATGCCTTTGTAGTTAAAAATTTTAATAAACCACGAAGGCTTAAAAAAATCACAAAGCCGACTTTTGCAACACAACCGTATTTGATGGCTAAATCAATTGTTTCAACAAAACGGCTCGGCAGCCAGTTAATCCATTGGTTGCTTGAAGAAAACCGACAAGAGAAAAAAGGGCCTTACCGCAAGGAAGAAGCACATCGCCAGCATTCTTGGTGGCAGGTGATGTGCTTGACTGGTGTAGATTATTTCTCGACCCTTGGCTATCAACCAGGGATTGCAGCACTAGCGGCTGGCGCTCTTTCTCCTATAGCTACCCTGATTCTGGTTTTGCTGACGCTCTTTGGAGCGTTGCCAATTTATCGGCGCATTGCTGCCGAAAGCCCTCATGGTGAAGGGTCGATCGCAATGTTAGAGCGTTTACTTCCCTGGTGGCAAGGCAAATTACTTGTACTGTGCTTACTTGGCTTTGTGGCAACTGACTTTATTATTACCATTACTTTGTCAGCTGCTGATGCTACTGCCCATATCATCGAAAATCCGCTGACACCAAATTGGTTTCACAATCAGACGATCGCAATCACCCTGATATTAGTTGCACTACTAGGTGCAGTTTTCTTGAAAGGTTTCCGAGAAGCCATTGGGATTGCAGTAGTTTTGGTGGCAGCTTATCTGCTGTTGAACTTCATTGTCGTTGGCGTCGGTGTGTATCAGATATTAACTCACACAGAAGCGATCGCGAACTGGCAAACTGCACTTTTTGCACGCCATTCCAATCCTTTGATGCTAATCGGCATCTCTCTCCTCATCTTCCCCAAACTAGCGCTGGGATTGTCAGGTTTTGAGACTGGTGTTACCGTTATGCCCCTGGTTAAAGGTAGCAGTAACAGCACTCCACAGCATCCCAAAGGGCGGATTCGGAATACACGCAAGTTGCTCACCACTGCTGCTCTGATTATGAGCTTCTTTCTGCTTACCACCAGCTTTATAACCACTCTACTGATTCCAACCGCAGAATTTGCATCAGGGGGCAAAGCCAACGGACGGGCCCTTGCTTATTTAGCACATTTGTATTTAGGCAATGCCTTTGGCACAATTTACGATTTAAGTACTATTTCTATTTTGTGGTTTGCAGGTGCATCTGCAATGGCAGGGCTGTTAAATATCGTGCCTCGCTACCTACCACGCTATGGCATGGCACCCAATTGGGCACGAGTAACCCGACCATTAGTGTTAGTCTACACAGCGCTCGCTTTTGTGGTCACAATTATCTTCAAAGCAAGTGTAGAAGCGCAAGGCGGGGCTTATGCAACTGGTGTGCTTGTGTTGATCACCTCAGCCGCCTTTGCCGTCACCTTATCAGCTCACCGTCATCGACAGAAGCGGGCCAAACTCGTTTTTGGCATCATTACACTGTTATTTTTATATACCACCATTGTCAATATCATCGAAAGACCAGAAGGGATTAAGATTGCTGGGTTTTTCATCGGTGCGATCATTTTCACCTCGCTGGTTTCTCGTGTTTGGCGTTCAACAGAACTGCGAGCAGAGCGGATTGAAGTTGACGAACTTGCTAGGCAATTCTTTGCCGAAGATAGCCAGGGAACAATACGACTGATTGCAAATCGGTTGAATACGGGCGATGTCCTAGAGTATTTTATGAAAGAGAAAGAGGTACGCGAAGACAACCATATTCCAGCCAACGATCCAATTCTGTTTCTAGAAATTCATGTATCCGATGCTTCAGAATTTGCGGATGTGATCGTAGTAAAAGGGGTACAAGTTGGTGATTATCGCATCCTCCGGGCTGAAAGTGCAGCAGTACCGAATGCGATCGCAGCTTTACTACTTTACATTCGTGACCAAACAGGTAAGATTCCCCATGCTTACTTCGGCTGGGTTGAGGGAAATCCCATACAATACCTATTGCGTTTTATCTTGTTCGGCGAAGGTGACATTGCTGTAGTTACCCGTGAAGTACTGCGTCGGGCTGAAAAGAATCCCCACATGCGACCTGGTATTCATGTTGGGGGTTGATTCAGGAGTGCTGAGTGCTGAGTAAATTAAAATCACTCAGCACTGTTTCGTTAACAGAGTTCTTTTTTCTCCTTGTTCCCTTGTCTCCCCCTTTCCTTGTCCTATAAAGATGCGGTAAAAAATAAACCAGTGAAAGAAGTAGCGATCGCTGCTTCTGCCTCAAGATGGAAGAAATTGCCCTAAAATTTATGTGATGATCAGCCACTTAATCTGAGATTAACTTTAAAATTATTTAATTAACTTTTTAGAATGCCAGACGCGGAAAAGTTCCAGAACCAGCTGGCTAATCACAAGCTGCTGCATCGGCAAGTTAGTAAAAAGGCAAAATCTTTGCTAGTAGCCAGTGAAGAAGAAGGAATGGTGCTTCAGTTGGCTGATGGCACTATCCAAGCTTGCAATGCCGCTAGCGATCGCATTTTGGGACTGACCGCACAACAGCTTGTGGGGCAAAGTTTGCTCGATCCCAAGTTGCAGTTTATTCATGAAGATGGCTCTCCTTTACTCAGTGAAACTCACCCTGCGATCGTTACCCAAAAAACAGGTAAACCTTGCTTAAATGTGGTGTGTGGCTTTTATAAGCCAAATGGTGAGCTAGTCTGGCTATTGTTTTCCTCGCAACCTCTGTTTCAAATTGAAGGAAGTAATCTGTATGCGATCGTGACAACTTTTTCGGATATTACGGAATCTAAGCATACTCAGTTCCAGGAGGACTGTAGTTGCGAACAAGATACTCAACGATTTGATGTAGATGAATTTCAAATACTGTGGGATAGTCATCATCTGTTTCAACAAATTGCTGGCACTCTTCCGGGGATAATCTACATTTATGATCTAATTGAGCAGCGAAATTCTTACGTTAATTACGAAATTGCTCAAGGTTGGGGCTACACACCAGCAGAAATCCAGGCGATGGGAAAAGAGTTATTTACTCAACTTTTACACCCTGAAGATTTGGCTCGACTCCCTAGCTATTTTGAAAAATTTAATTCTGCTTATCAGGGTGAAGTCCTCAGCTTTGAATACCGGATTCGACACGCCAATGGTGAGTGGCGCTGGTTTTGTAGCTATGATACTGTGCACAGCAGAACTGCTGATGGATTGCCGCAATATCTTTTGGGGATCGCTTTTGATATTACAGAGCGACAACATATAGAAATTTCCCTGCGGCAAAGTAACGAAAGGTTTGAGCTAGCAGCAGCTGCGGTTAATTGCCTAATCTATGACTGGGAGATTGGGAGAAATACAGTGGAAAGAACTCAGGGTCTAACCCAGGTTTTTGGCTACACACAACAAGAAACGGAACCTACCTTCCAGTGGTGGCAAGAACGCATCCATCCCGATGAC harbors:
- a CDS encoding Rpn family recombination-promoting nuclease/putative transposase — protein: MFDNICKLLVENFSSDFATWLLGESINLTELSPKELSLEPIRADALILLQSEQSILHLEFQTQVDPEIPFRMINYRLRAYRRFPDKAMHQVVIYLKQTNSNLVQQNTFTIAGTRHEFAVIRLWEQPTEVFLRTPGLLPLAVLSNTIAPEVILNEVAREINSITELRTQSNIAASTAILAGLVLDKEVIKRVLRSDIMRESAIYQDILQEGKAEGKAEGKAEALLEVARNLFSTGMPLEQIGRVTRLSIEQLQYLQASESRESNQ
- a CDS encoding amino acid permease, with protein sequence MAKSIVSTKRLGSQLIHWLLEENRQEKKGPYRKEEAHRQHSWWQVMCLTGVDYFSTLGYQPGIAALAAGALSPIATLILVLLTLFGALPIYRRIAAESPHGEGSIAMLERLLPWWQGKLLVLCLLGFVATDFIITITLSAADATAHIIENPLTPNWFHNQTIAITLILVALLGAVFLKGFREAIGIAVVLVAAYLLLNFIVVGVGVYQILTHTEAIANWQTALFARHSNPLMLIGISLLIFPKLALGLSGFETGVTVMPLVKGSSNSTPQHPKGRIRNTRKLLTTAALIMSFFLLTTSFITTLLIPTAEFASGGKANGRALAYLAHLYLGNAFGTIYDLSTISILWFAGASAMAGLLNIVPRYLPRYGMAPNWARVTRPLVLVYTALAFVVTIIFKASVEAQGGAYATGVLVLITSAAFAVTLSAHRHRQKRAKLVFGIITLLFLYTTIVNIIERPEGIKIAGFFIGAIIFTSLVSRVWRSTELRAERIEVDELARQFFAEDSQGTIRLIANRLNTGDVLEYFMKEKEVREDNHIPANDPILFLEIHVSDASEFADVIVVKGVQVGDYRILRAESAAVPNAIAALLLYIRDQTGKIPHAYFGWVEGNPIQYLLRFILFGEGDIAVVTREVLRRAEKNPHMRPGIHVGG